In Oryza sativa Japonica Group chromosome 11, ASM3414082v1, the following are encoded in one genomic region:
- the LOC107275276 gene encoding BTB/POZ and MATH domain-containing protein 1-like has product MSCASLLSAAIRRGVAGCRASPPSASAIVSRPATGSHILRIDGYTNTKSILATGESATSRRFAVGGHSFVMRYYPNGLDDGCADSISLFVDVAGGGGCGRSGIAGHARFSVLDHAGSPARRTDDASSEVVDFRTHFSGQRSLITRDELERSPDILRDDRFAALAAGADAGVVVPPSDLHRHLAELLWSKEGADVVIELDGGDGETTTFHAHRWVLAARSPVLKAKLSASPSSPATLRLAAMDADAFRALLHFIYTDTLPDDDDDDDAMARRLLAAADAYGMERLRLICEDRLRRRVAMGNVAVTLALAEQHHCRALKEACVEFLSSPGNLKAAMATDGFEHLKATCPSVLTELVMKQLV; this is encoded by the exons ATGTCGTGTGCTTCGctgctctccgccgccatccgccgcggcgtcgccggctgccgtgcctcgccgccgtccgcctccgccATCGTGTCGCGGCCGGCGACCGGGTCCCACATCCTCAGGATCGACGGGTACACCAACACGAAGAGCATCCTCGCCACCGGCGAGTCCGCCACGTCGAGGAGGTTCGCCGTCGGCGGCCACAGCTTCGTCATGCGATACTACCCCAACGGCCTCGACGACGGCTGCGCCGACTCCATCTCCCTCttcgtcgacgtcgccggcggcggcggctgcggccggAGCGGCATCGCCGGCCATGCCCGGTTCAGCGTGCTCGACCACGCCggctcgccggcgcgccgcACCGACGACGCCTCGTCGGAGGTGGTGGATTTCAGGACGCACTTCTCCGGCCAGAGGAGCCTCATCACGAGGGACGAGCTCGAGAGGTCGCCGGACATCCTCAGGGACGACCGCTTCGCC gctctcgccgccggcgccgacgctggcgtcgtcgtgccgccgtcCGACCTGCACCGGCACCTCGCTGAGCTCCTCTGGAGCAAGGAAGGCGCCGACGTCGTCATCGAGctagacggcggcgacggcgagacgacgACGTTCCACGCGCACCGGTGGGTGCTCGCGGCGAGGTCACCCGTACTCAAGGCCAAGctctccgcctcgccgtcgtcgccggcgacgctgcggctcgccgccatggacgccgACGCGTTCAGGGCGCTGCTCCACTTCATCTACACCGACACGctgcccgacgacgacgacgatgacgacgccatggcgcggcggctgctCGCCGCGGCGGACGCGTACGGGATGGAGAGGCTGAGGCTGATCTGCGAGGACAggctgcgccgccgcgtcgccatgGGCAACGTCGCCGTGACGCTGGCGCTGGCGGAGCAGCACCATTGCCGCGCGCTCAAGGAGGCTTGCGTCGAGTTCTTGTCTTCTCCGGGCAACCTCAAGGCGGCCATGGCTACCGATGGCTTCGAGCATCTGAAGGCAACATGTCCTTCAGTTTTGACTGAACTCGTCATGAAACAATTAGTTTAG